The Pseudodesulfovibrio sp. zrk46 genome contains a region encoding:
- a CDS encoding response regulator: protein MKTILVVDDAPMIRELLKSVLEAEGFAVVEAADGEEAVRLCQDRDIDLSIVDIFLPKKGGLQVMGELIKADKSHKFIAISGGEAFNPEAIVELAKVFDVVETFTKPIDTRKLVETVKAAVGE, encoded by the coding sequence ATGAAGACCATTCTCGTAGTTGACGATGCCCCCATGATCCGCGAACTGCTCAAGTCCGTGCTTGAGGCGGAAGGGTTCGCCGTGGTCGAGGCCGCGGACGGTGAAGAGGCTGTGCGCCTCTGTCAGGATCGTGACATCGATCTGAGTATCGTGGATATCTTCCTGCCCAAGAAGGGCGGCCTGCAGGTAATGGGCGAGCTGATCAAGGCTGACAAGTCCCACAAGTTCATCGCCATCTCCGGCGGTGAGGCCTTCAACCCCGAAGCCATCGTGGAACTGGCCAAGGTCTTCGACGTTGTCGAAACCTTCACCAAGCCCATCGACACCCGCAAGCTCGTGGAAACCGTCAAGGCTGCAGTCGGCGAATAG
- a CDS encoding ankyrin repeat domain-containing protein — translation MKKLLLMICIFLIALCGCGNQPAKNGKVKPIYAMSVEDMFPGDELAQALAEAASDGDIEEIDELVSKGANVNAHHPLGYTPLVWVLQHPNKKGFRRLLELGADPNFQIEGSDFSPLHWAVRKCSPTSSNLSLDYLRMMFEIGNADPNLVGLDRGKLPIEWALLSEQERIFLYLVSAGADVDRIVSGGRSVITRLAEVANYKMVLYWLEKGINYHHVSPPPLDFSVQSVIDLTLESRVVAEDPRIDGYMWLWRVVDWLEKRGMTFEDYPNAKRPAKLDTTPIVFETEASEVRLSHSMFIHEVNLTYPTPVWAQTEETANNIKTRFKQNGGTIIYESLPRKESIKDWTHFYSVMGLYAPGYSFDTIQQAVKAKIIPQCAESSTTQIVEQSDNHKLYLLRCNSSETEGVLFIGKHRNTYVAVYQAWYPLEAGDIKAKVIADMQKIKMEDGYTVKPMPDEIEEKLKQ, via the coding sequence ATGAAAAAACTGTTACTCATGATATGCATTTTCCTCATTGCTTTGTGTGGTTGCGGTAATCAGCCAGCGAAAAACGGGAAAGTGAAGCCGATATACGCAATGAGTGTTGAAGATATGTTTCCTGGTGACGAGTTGGCTCAAGCACTGGCTGAAGCAGCATCTGATGGTGACATTGAGGAGATAGATGAACTGGTTTCCAAAGGGGCAAATGTCAACGCCCATCATCCTTTAGGATACACGCCCCTTGTGTGGGTTTTACAGCACCCCAACAAAAAAGGTTTCCGGCGGTTGTTGGAGCTTGGTGCTGATCCCAATTTTCAAATTGAAGGGTCAGACTTTTCCCCTCTTCATTGGGCAGTTCGAAAATGTTCTCCTACTTCGAGCAATCTAAGCCTAGATTATTTACGGATGATGTTCGAAATAGGAAATGCTGATCCCAATCTTGTAGGATTAGATAGAGGGAAGTTACCTATTGAGTGGGCATTGCTGTCAGAGCAAGAGAGGATATTCTTATACCTTGTTAGTGCTGGCGCTGATGTTGATCGTATCGTCTCTGGTGGTAGATCTGTGATCACTCGGTTGGCGGAAGTAGCCAATTATAAAATGGTTTTATATTGGCTTGAAAAAGGCATCAACTATCACCATGTATCGCCTCCTCCTCTCGACTTTTCTGTTCAATCTGTGATCGACTTAACCCTAGAGTCTCGCGTCGTTGCAGAAGATCCTAGAATTGATGGATATATGTGGCTATGGCGTGTTGTCGATTGGCTGGAAAAACGAGGCATGACATTTGAAGATTATCCCAATGCGAAAAGGCCTGCAAAACTGGACACCACGCCGATTGTGTTTGAGACTGAAGCGTCCGAAGTTCGTCTGTCGCACAGCATGTTTATCCATGAAGTCAATTTGACCTATCCTACCCCGGTTTGGGCGCAAACAGAAGAGACTGCAAACAACATAAAGACTCGCTTTAAGCAAAACGGAGGTACGATCATTTATGAGAGCCTTCCGAGAAAGGAATCAATCAAGGATTGGACCCATTTTTACAGCGTTATGGGGCTATATGCACCTGGATATTCCTTTGACACCATTCAACAGGCTGTAAAGGCGAAGATTATTCCTCAGTGCGCTGAATCCTCAACTACTCAGATTGTTGAGCAGTCAGACAATCACAAGCTTTACCTTCTCAGGTGCAACAGTTCTGAAACAGAAGGTGTGTTGTTTATTGGGAAGCATAGAAACACCTACGTTGCTGTTTATCAGGCATGGTATCCCCTTGAGGCTGGAGATATAAAAGCCAAAGTCATTGCAGACATGCAAAAAATAAAGATGGAAGACGGCTATACCGTGAAGCCCATGCCTGATGAAATTGAAGAGAAGTTGAAGCAGTAA
- a CDS encoding LysR family transcriptional regulator, which translates to MTRAAERLHASQPTVSAHIKSLEEELETRLFIRTPKGMQLTEAGLRLKARAETVLQAAREMKLEARNMGGELVGDLSLGLNTDAEYLRIVPLLTSLGEAHPKITLQILQSASTSVQDALRKGRLDCGFIFGPPRHKDIHAVKLETTRFYVAVPDVWRDRIPGGISALADLPWILDPSDNPVQSLTRPFFESRGITLKNPLEVDGDEVIRVLVAAGKGISFLRENELKLANRIGLVHALPFEELNIDLHFVCLVRRDQDPVMRAVIDHVRKVWEVEG; encoded by the coding sequence TTGACCCGGGCAGCAGAACGTTTGCATGCCAGCCAGCCTACGGTGAGTGCGCACATAAAATCGTTGGAAGAGGAGCTGGAAACGCGGCTGTTCATTCGTACGCCCAAGGGCATGCAGTTGACCGAGGCAGGGCTTCGGCTCAAGGCCAGGGCTGAGACCGTGTTGCAGGCAGCGCGTGAAATGAAGCTGGAGGCCCGCAACATGGGCGGCGAGCTGGTGGGTGATTTGTCGCTGGGTCTGAACACGGACGCCGAGTATCTCCGCATCGTGCCACTGCTTACTTCTTTGGGCGAGGCGCACCCCAAGATCACGCTCCAGATTCTTCAGAGTGCGAGTACCTCGGTTCAGGATGCGCTCCGCAAGGGACGTCTGGATTGCGGTTTCATCTTCGGCCCGCCGCGGCACAAGGATATCCACGCCGTGAAGTTGGAAACGACGCGTTTTTATGTGGCGGTGCCGGATGTTTGGCGTGATCGTATCCCCGGCGGAATTTCTGCCTTGGCTGATCTGCCATGGATCCTCGACCCGAGCGATAACCCGGTGCAGTCGTTGACGCGGCCGTTTTTCGAGTCGCGGGGGATCACGTTGAAGAATCCGCTGGAGGTGGATGGCGATGAGGTTATCCGAGTTTTGGTGGCAGCCGGAAAGGGCATTTCGTTCTTGCGAGAGAATGAGCTCAAGCTCGCAAACAGAATTGGGTTGGTGCATGCGTTGCCGTTTGAGGAGTTGAATATCGACCTTCATTTTGTGTGTCTTGTGCGACGAGATCAGGACCCGGTTATGCGGGCGGTTATTGATCATGTGAGGAAGGTTTGGGAGGTTGAAGGGTAG
- the tolR gene encoding protein TolR: MAIKTGGGFLNEINVTPFVDVMLVLLIIFMVTAPLMTQGVEVDLPTTRTVKNLPQDSEHLILSIKADGNMFLDEYQVGLDELQPHLKRLVAKQKKQLFLRADKSVPYGTVVQVMGEIKGAGIDRLGIVAEQEPDKK; the protein is encoded by the coding sequence ATGGCTATCAAGACTGGCGGTGGTTTTCTCAATGAGATCAACGTGACGCCCTTTGTGGACGTCATGCTGGTGTTGCTCATCATCTTCATGGTCACGGCTCCGCTGATGACACAGGGGGTGGAAGTGGATCTGCCCACCACCCGCACGGTCAAGAATCTGCCGCAGGATTCCGAGCACCTGATCCTGTCCATCAAGGCGGACGGCAACATGTTTCTCGACGAGTATCAGGTGGGCCTGGATGAACTTCAGCCGCACTTGAAACGGTTGGTGGCCAAGCAGAAGAAACAGCTCTTCCTGCGTGCCGACAAGTCGGTCCCATACGGCACGGTGGTGCAGGTCATGGGCGAGATCAAGGGCGCGGGTATCGACCGTCTCGGCATCGTGGCCGAGCAGGAACCCGACAAGAAATAG
- the asnB gene encoding asparagine synthase (glutamine-hydrolyzing), with the protein MRGDGEGLLALCSRMGDKLAHRGPDGEGRFVEPEFGVGLSHRRLAILDLSDTGAQPMQSGDERFTLIHNGEIYNFLELKRELEETGGPFLPWKGDSDTEVMLAAFQTWGVEQAVTRFTGMFAFALWDRETRTLHLARDRMGEKPLYYGRAGKGMVFGSELKALRAFPGFDAELDMEALSQYLRFQYVPEPRSVYRDVFKLQPGHLMSIRADAPHNFEPKPYWTLRDAVNRAISDPFTGSEADAASELERLLRDVVRNQMLSDVPLGSLLSGGIDSSLVTALMQAESDRPVKSFTIGFADKAYDESSDAKRVAEHIGTEHTELFVTPEHVLDLVEKLPELYDEPFADASMLPTHLVAALTREHVTVCLSGDGGDETFAGYNRHFWAPTIWNKLQGVPRGLRGAAGQAAMAVSPGGYDTIFNAVGHLLPKAAQVRTPGHKVHKLADVLGVESREALYKRLCSTWPEPSMLLNAAEPDTVIDRPEAWPGLGDYTRWMQYQDTLTYLPGDILHKVDRACMGVSLESRAPYLDHRVIEFAWRLPLSMLLKGGEGKRILRSILYKHVPRELVERPKMGFGVPIDAWLRGPLREWAESLLAPERLRKQGLFDQTVVARQLADHLSGKRDNQYRIWNMLMFQAWFDKWM; encoded by the coding sequence ATGAGGGGAGACGGCGAAGGGCTGCTGGCCCTGTGCTCTCGCATGGGCGACAAACTGGCCCACCGCGGGCCGGACGGCGAGGGGCGGTTCGTCGAACCCGAGTTCGGCGTGGGGCTGTCTCATCGACGTCTGGCAATCCTTGACCTGAGTGATACTGGCGCACAACCCATGCAGTCGGGGGATGAGCGATTCACACTCATTCACAACGGCGAAATCTACAATTTTCTTGAACTGAAACGGGAGCTGGAAGAAACCGGCGGCCCGTTCCTGCCGTGGAAAGGCGACTCGGACACTGAAGTGATGCTGGCCGCTTTTCAGACATGGGGCGTTGAACAGGCGGTCACGAGGTTCACCGGCATGTTCGCCTTTGCTCTGTGGGATCGTGAAACGCGCACCCTGCATCTGGCCAGAGACCGGATGGGCGAGAAACCGCTGTACTATGGGCGTGCCGGAAAAGGCATGGTGTTCGGCTCGGAACTCAAGGCGCTGCGGGCGTTCCCGGGGTTTGATGCGGAACTCGATATGGAAGCCCTGTCCCAGTATCTGCGCTTCCAGTATGTGCCGGAACCGAGATCGGTCTACCGGGATGTGTTCAAACTCCAGCCCGGGCATTTGATGTCTATTAGGGCCGATGCGCCGCACAACTTTGAGCCGAAGCCATATTGGACTTTGCGCGATGCCGTGAACCGGGCCATCAGTGATCCGTTCACCGGAAGCGAGGCCGATGCGGCGAGTGAGCTGGAACGGCTCCTGCGCGACGTGGTGCGTAACCAGATGCTGTCGGACGTGCCGCTGGGATCACTTCTGTCGGGCGGCATTGATTCGTCGCTGGTGACCGCATTGATGCAGGCGGAATCGGATCGGCCGGTGAAGAGCTTCACCATTGGTTTTGCGGACAAGGCGTATGATGAATCGTCTGACGCGAAACGGGTGGCCGAACATATCGGCACCGAACACACCGAGCTGTTCGTCACGCCGGAGCATGTGCTTGATCTGGTGGAGAAACTGCCGGAGCTGTACGACGAACCCTTTGCCGATGCTTCCATGCTACCCACCCATCTGGTGGCGGCGCTGACGCGCGAGCATGTGACGGTCTGCCTGAGCGGCGATGGTGGCGATGAGACCTTTGCGGGCTACAACAGACACTTCTGGGCGCCGACCATCTGGAACAAATTGCAGGGCGTGCCGCGAGGACTTCGCGGCGCAGCCGGACAGGCGGCCATGGCTGTCTCGCCCGGTGGATACGACACAATTTTCAATGCCGTGGGGCATCTGTTGCCCAAGGCCGCGCAGGTGCGTACGCCGGGCCACAAGGTCCACAAACTGGCCGATGTGCTGGGCGTGGAATCGCGCGAGGCATTGTACAAGCGGCTCTGCTCTACATGGCCCGAGCCTTCGATGCTGCTGAACGCGGCCGAGCCGGATACGGTCATTGATCGGCCCGAGGCGTGGCCGGGGCTGGGCGATTACACCCGCTGGATGCAGTATCAGGACACCCTGACCTACCTGCCCGGCGATATCCTCCATAAGGTGGACCGGGCATGCATGGGCGTGTCGCTGGAATCGCGCGCGCCGTATCTGGATCACCGGGTCATCGAGTTCGCGTGGCGGCTGCCGCTGTCCATGCTGCTCAAGGGCGGGGAGGGCAAACGCATTCTCCGTTCCATACTCTACAAGCATGTGCCGCGTGAGCTGGTGGAACGCCCCAAGATGGGATTCGGCGTGCCCATCGACGCATGGCTGCGTGGGCCTCTCAGAGAATGGGCCGAAAGCCTGCTGGCTCCCGAGCGGCTGCGCAAGCAGGGACTCTTCGATCAGACCGTGGTCGCACGACAGCTTGCCGATCACCTCTCCGGTAAACGGGACAATCAATACAGAATCTGGAACATGCTCATGTTCCAGGCGTGGTTCGACAAGTGGATGTAG
- a CDS encoding rubrerythrin family protein: MSKTLENLKAAFAGESQANRKYLAFAEKAESEGKPGVAKLFRAAAAAETIHAHAHLRLMKGIGSTEENLKAAISGETYEFEKMYPEMMDDAKEEGENAILRYFGFANEAEKIHAELYTAALEADTDKFAEAEFYICSVCGHTQDGEATEKCPICGAAPKAYHKVD; the protein is encoded by the coding sequence ATGAGCAAGACCCTTGAGAATCTGAAAGCAGCGTTTGCAGGCGAATCCCAGGCTAACCGTAAATACCTCGCTTTTGCCGAGAAAGCCGAGTCCGAAGGCAAGCCCGGCGTTGCCAAGCTGTTCCGTGCTGCCGCTGCTGCCGAAACCATCCACGCTCACGCTCACCTGCGTCTCATGAAAGGCATCGGTTCCACCGAAGAGAACCTCAAGGCCGCCATTTCCGGCGAGACCTACGAATTTGAAAAGATGTACCCCGAGATGATGGATGACGCCAAAGAAGAAGGCGAAAACGCTATCCTCCGCTACTTCGGCTTTGCCAACGAAGCTGAGAAAATTCACGCCGAACTGTACACCGCAGCCCTCGAAGCTGACACCGACAAGTTCGCTGAAGCCGAGTTCTACATCTGCTCCGTCTGCGGCCACACCCAGGACGGCGAAGCCACCGAGAAGTGTCCCATCTGCGGCGCAGCTCCCAAGGCTTACCACAAGGTAGACTAG
- a CDS encoding MotA/TolQ/ExbB proton channel family protein has product MNGLADSDILGLLMGATLAVKMVMIFLGCMSLWSWAIIFFKFVTIRSARSKVLKGYDTFMQAEDLSSGLKALDGKGSSPLARVSSLAVKEFRLLEKAEVNQERKRLLVKDTLRRVLKQAISKEMRSLTRNLPFLATCANAAPFIGLFGTVWGIMHSFHSIGLAQSAALATVAPGISEALIATAIGLLVAIPATIFYNYFLGRLNEVESGMVDFAGAFLNRAEREIAWSTKGDR; this is encoded by the coding sequence ATGAACGGTTTGGCAGACAGCGATATCCTTGGCCTCCTCATGGGGGCGACACTGGCCGTGAAAATGGTGATGATCTTCCTGGGCTGCATGTCCCTGTGGAGTTGGGCCATTATCTTTTTTAAATTCGTGACCATCCGGTCGGCCCGGTCCAAGGTGCTCAAGGGGTATGACACCTTCATGCAGGCCGAAGACCTGTCCAGCGGTCTCAAGGCACTGGACGGCAAGGGCTCGTCCCCGCTGGCGCGGGTCTCGTCTCTTGCGGTCAAGGAATTTCGATTGCTGGAGAAGGCGGAGGTCAATCAGGAGCGCAAACGCCTGCTGGTCAAGGACACCCTGCGCCGCGTGTTAAAGCAGGCCATCTCCAAGGAGATGCGAAGCCTGACGCGCAACCTGCCGTTTCTGGCGACCTGTGCCAATGCTGCGCCGTTCATCGGTCTGTTCGGCACGGTCTGGGGCATCATGCACTCCTTCCACTCCATCGGTCTGGCCCAGTCCGCCGCCTTGGCCACCGTGGCCCCGGGTATCTCCGAGGCCCTTATTGCCACGGCCATCGGCCTGCTGGTCGCCATTCCGGCCACCATCTTCTACAACTATTTTCTTGGTCGCCTGAACGAAGTGGAATCCGGCATGGTCGATTTCGCCGGTGCCTTCCTCAACCGGGCCGAGCGCGAGATCGCCTGGTCCACCAAGGGCGACAGGTAG
- a CDS encoding CBS and ACT domain-containing protein codes for MTKNVISLGVNSSVMDAAEILHEKNIRQFPVIDSSGHLVGIVSDRDIRDAMPSKFIPGDAVTHKGGGLYTLTASDIMTMDPITVSSNSAINEVAELLVKYKIGGVPVVDDGELTGIITQADVLRFLTAATGSKHTGTQLAFRLDARPGPLAGLLCDLRDLGITFSSVFTANDGGHRNTYIQVEDLGDSSMETIIERLQDKYDLIFYVNEGITVDMR; via the coding sequence ATGACGAAAAACGTCATATCCCTCGGGGTAAACTCTTCGGTCATGGATGCGGCTGAAATCCTTCACGAAAAGAACATTCGCCAGTTTCCTGTCATCGACAGTTCCGGACATCTTGTGGGCATCGTCTCCGACCGCGACATCCGCGACGCCATGCCCTCCAAGTTCATCCCCGGCGACGCCGTGACCCACAAGGGCGGCGGACTCTACACGCTCACTGCCAGCGACATCATGACCATGGACCCCATCACGGTTTCCTCAAACTCTGCCATCAATGAAGTGGCCGAGCTATTGGTCAAGTACAAGATCGGCGGCGTACCCGTGGTGGACGACGGCGAACTCACCGGCATCATCACTCAGGCCGACGTGCTCCGCTTCCTGACGGCGGCCACCGGGTCCAAGCACACCGGCACCCAGCTTGCTTTCCGTCTCGACGCACGTCCCGGCCCACTCGCCGGGCTGCTGTGTGACCTTCGCGATCTGGGCATCACCTTTTCCTCGGTCTTCACGGCCAACGACGGCGGCCACCGCAACACCTACATTCAGGTGGAAGACCTCGGCGACAGCTCCATGGAAACCATCATCGAGCGACTTCAGGACAAGTACGACCTGATCTTCTACGTCAACGAAGGCATCACCGTGGACATGCGCTAA
- a CDS encoding ATP-binding protein: MRILILAGKQTDELILTGMLGDSEFTLARYAEVSRGVRRLESGDFDMVFLMPDEKDSSWERALLRIKREHLVQVVLLRKCTDKEEVAAFEAGAFDVLSPSVMAEKCTSNSIRILLRHAQMRDTLHRERSMVDWLEETARIGYWEMDEDGKTEWSGGMRRILGDEGYLTEDFLSIRRFVHPDDLGVYDQANKATLEQGWPLDFEYRVETANEEIRHLHVHRRVEVDAAGKRIRAYGMVRDVTPEREFEEFLLRRDAILQVVGKFANRFLRDSDWESGMDASLEALGKAADVTRIYIFRKHEGRARTAPVSMVYEWAAPGIQSLIDHSAVQEQTFEVYSRWRSVLIGRKVIAGNISDFQTEERQFFEKIGTKAIMMVPVFVGNQWWGFIGLSDHRGERNWPPTEIESMTMLADMLGSAILRGHMEYQLKEANRSAEEAKTLALEASKAKSRFLANMSHEIRTPISGILGMTEMTITTGLSPEQREHMDMIRDAARSLLSVVNDILDISKIEADKMELSPIDFEFRSAVETCIRPFGPLADQKNIVFLHSFADDVPDNVHGDPDRLAQILVNLVGNALKFTERGLIELKVEVAERQEDKVSLLFTVRDTGEGIPADKLDDIFDSFTQADSSTRKKHQGTGLGLSICRELVDMMGGEIGVESEPGRGSTFSFSAWFGISAEGAKMEKAAPVAPQTLHLNLLLAEDNPLNQKFLTHFLTMFGHKVTVAGNGLEVLDALTDQSNKFDLILMDIQMPEMGGLEATDAIRKSDGKLFDNNIPIIALTAYAMTGDRDRMLEAGMDDYVSKPVDMKALSAAIARAMESRKPSKVQTTTPKASQVAREKVAADGAGITLDMEALVDRFEGNTVLLKDILELFLIEAAEKLDKLDASLKKRELRVIGTVLHSITNLSSHVLAMDLVYRSRELEKQCYTKTYDEVAPQVAELRPMFEALVEVVKKRAKTL; encoded by the coding sequence TTGCGAATACTGATTTTGGCGGGAAAACAGACAGATGAACTGATACTGACAGGCATGTTGGGCGACAGCGAATTTACGCTGGCCCGATACGCCGAAGTCTCGCGCGGCGTCCGCCGTCTGGAGAGCGGGGATTTCGACATGGTCTTCCTGATGCCCGACGAAAAGGACAGTTCCTGGGAACGCGCCCTGCTTCGCATCAAACGGGAGCACTTGGTTCAAGTCGTCCTGCTGCGCAAATGCACGGACAAGGAAGAGGTGGCCGCGTTCGAGGCCGGCGCCTTTGATGTGCTCTCGCCTTCCGTAATGGCCGAAAAGTGTACCTCCAACAGCATCCGCATCCTTCTGCGTCATGCACAGATGCGGGACACCCTGCACCGGGAGCGGTCCATGGTGGATTGGCTGGAGGAGACCGCCCGCATCGGGTACTGGGAAATGGACGAGGACGGCAAGACCGAGTGGTCCGGCGGCATGCGTCGCATCCTTGGTGATGAGGGCTATCTGACCGAAGATTTTCTGAGCATCCGTCGCTTCGTTCATCCCGATGATCTCGGCGTGTACGATCAGGCCAACAAGGCAACTCTTGAGCAGGGCTGGCCGCTGGATTTCGAATACCGGGTAGAGACCGCCAACGAAGAGATCCGCCATCTCCACGTCCATCGACGTGTGGAGGTGGACGCCGCAGGCAAGCGCATCCGCGCCTACGGCATGGTCCGCGACGTGACCCCGGAACGCGAATTCGAAGAGTTCCTCCTGCGCCGGGACGCCATCCTTCAAGTGGTGGGCAAATTTGCCAACCGCTTCCTGCGCGATTCCGACTGGGAATCAGGCATGGACGCGTCACTCGAAGCGCTGGGCAAGGCCGCAGACGTCACCCGCATCTATATTTTCCGCAAACATGAAGGGAGAGCCAGAACCGCGCCCGTCTCCATGGTCTATGAATGGGCTGCCCCGGGGATTCAATCGCTCATCGACCATTCGGCAGTGCAGGAGCAGACCTTCGAGGTATACTCCCGCTGGCGGTCCGTACTCATCGGCCGCAAGGTGATTGCGGGCAACATCAGCGACTTCCAAACCGAAGAGCGGCAGTTCTTCGAAAAAATCGGCACCAAGGCTATCATGATGGTCCCCGTATTCGTTGGCAACCAGTGGTGGGGTTTCATCGGCCTTTCCGACCACCGGGGCGAACGCAACTGGCCCCCCACCGAAATCGAGTCCATGACAATGCTGGCCGACATGCTCGGCTCCGCCATCCTTCGCGGCCACATGGAGTACCAACTCAAGGAGGCCAACCGGTCCGCAGAAGAAGCCAAGACACTGGCACTCGAAGCAAGCAAGGCCAAGAGCCGCTTCCTGGCCAACATGAGCCACGAAATCCGCACCCCCATCAGCGGCATCCTCGGCATGACCGAGATGACCATCACCACGGGCCTCAGCCCCGAGCAGCGCGAGCATATGGACATGATCCGCGACGCAGCCCGCTCACTGCTGTCGGTGGTCAACGACATCCTCGATATTTCCAAGATCGAAGCGGACAAGATGGAGCTCTCCCCCATAGACTTCGAGTTCCGCTCTGCCGTGGAGACCTGTATCCGTCCATTCGGCCCGCTGGCCGATCAGAAGAACATCGTCTTTCTCCACTCCTTTGCCGATGACGTGCCGGATAACGTGCACGGCGACCCGGACAGGCTGGCCCAGATTCTGGTCAACCTCGTGGGCAACGCCCTCAAATTTACCGAGCGCGGCCTCATCGAGCTAAAGGTGGAAGTGGCCGAACGACAGGAAGACAAGGTCTCCCTGCTCTTCACGGTCCGCGATACCGGCGAAGGCATCCCAGCCGACAAGCTGGACGACATCTTCGACAGCTTCACACAGGCTGACAGCTCCACCCGAAAGAAGCATCAGGGCACCGGCCTCGGCCTCTCCATCTGCCGCGAACTGGTGGACATGATGGGCGGCGAGATTGGCGTGGAGAGCGAGCCCGGACGAGGCAGCACCTTCTCCTTCTCCGCGTGGTTCGGCATCTCCGCCGAGGGCGCCAAAATGGAAAAGGCCGCACCAGTCGCCCCGCAGACACTGCACCTCAACCTGCTGCTGGCCGAGGATAACCCGCTCAACCAGAAGTTCCTCACTCACTTCCTGACCATGTTCGGGCACAAGGTCACAGTGGCCGGAAACGGGCTCGAGGTACTGGACGCCCTCACGGACCAGAGCAACAAGTTCGACCTGATCCTCATGGACATCCAGATGCCGGAGATGGGCGGGCTGGAGGCCACCGATGCGATCCGCAAGTCTGATGGCAAATTGTTCGACAACAACATCCCCATCATCGCCCTGACCGCCTACGCCATGACAGGCGACAGGGACCGGATGCTCGAAGCGGGCATGGACGACTATGTATCCAAACCCGTGGACATGAAGGCACTCTCCGCCGCCATCGCACGCGCCATGGAGAGCCGCAAGCCGTCCAAGGTCCAGACCACAACACCCAAAGCATCGCAGGTCGCCCGCGAAAAAGTAGCGGCAGACGGCGCTGGCATCACGCTCGACATGGAAGCCCTTGTGGATCGGTTTGAAGGGAACACCGTGTTGCTCAAGGACATTCTGGAACTCTTCCTTATCGAAGCGGCCGAAAAACTCGACAAGCTCGACGCCAGCCTGAAAAAGCGCGAACTCAGGGTCATCGGCACGGTCCTGCACTCCATCACCAACCTCTCCAGCCATGTGCTGGCCATGGATCTGGTGTACCGCTCCCGTGAGTTGGAGAAGCAGTGCTACACCAAAACCTATGACGAGGTGGCTCCTCAGGTGGCCGAACTGCGCCCCATGTTCGAGGCGCTGGTCGAGGTCGTGAAGAAGCGAGCCAAGACACTATAG